The sequence below is a genomic window from Desulfonatronum thiodismutans.
CCCAGCATGCGGGGCTCAACCCCCTGGAAAAGTTGGCCGGTTTGGTGAAAAACGGCCCGGATGCGGACCAGGATGTCCAGAACTTTGCCGACGAGTCATTATGGGCCCGTGAAGCCAGGGATTCCGCGGGGTGGGTCTTTGGCGGCGTGGGAAGGCAGGTGGCTGATATCATCAAGACGCTGCCGGGTTTTGGAGAATTCGGCAAGATGCTGGACATGGGCTGCGGTCATGGAGTGTTTTCCTTGTACATGCTGCATGATCATCCGACGTTGCGGGCGGTTTTATTGGACAGGGCCGCGGTGCTCGAGGCGGCCGAAAGATTTGTTCATGAATGGGGCATGGCGGACAGGGTGGAGTATGCGCCGGGAGACTACATCACCGGAGACATCGGCAAGGGGTACGACCTGATTTTCGCCAGCGCGACCCTGAATTTCGCGCTGCACGGTTTGGAAGAGCTGATCTCGAAGGTGTTTCGGGCGTTGAAGCCCGGAGGATATTTCGTCGGTTTTCAGGATGGAATGACCCATGAAGGCACAAAGCCGGACACCATGCTCGGGGCAGTGATGCCGGCCATGATGCTGGGCATGGACTACACCTTTCCTCAGGGCAGGATCGCCCACGCGGCCGTGGACCGCGGCTTTCGCTGGGTGCGTTCCAGAACCATACCTACGCCCATTGGCAACATGGACGTGGATATTGCCCGCAAGGGGTAATGAAACGCATCATTGGTGCATGGCGCAATGATAGTGAAATGAGAATGAAGTTTAGAATCGTGCAATTTCCGCGAACTTTTTTTCGTGAAAAGGAGAAACCAATGTTTGCAACTCGGAAAAAAGATATGGCCTCAAAGATTTTGGCGATTGCAGCGACCCTTGTTTTCAGCTCTGTGTCCGTCCCGGCTCAGGATTCCGCCCAAGAGGAATCCCTTCAGCTTGAGCCCATGGTGGTCACGGCGGAAAAGCGCAGCGAAAACGTGCAGGACATTCCGGCGAGCATTACCGCGTTCTCGGAGACGCGGATTGAGGATGCGCGGATCACGACCATCCAGGACTTCTCCCGGATGGTACCCAACCTGTTCATTTCCAACTGGGGATTCCGCGGCAATTCGTTCGTGTTCGTGCGCGGAATCGGCGCGGTGAACAACGATCCCGCGGTCGGGTTCTACGTTGACGACGTGAACTACATGGATGCACGGGTGTTCGACGCCAATCTCTTCGACATCGAACGGATCGAGGTGCTGCGCGGGCCGCAAGGGACACTGTACGGCCGCAACAGCCTGGGCGGGGTCGTGAACATCGTCACCAGGAAGCCGGACAATGTCTTTCGCGTCGGGCTGGATCAGACATTCGGCAACTACGATCTGTTGCGCACCAACGTGTCCATGCGCACCCCTCTGGTGGACGACAAGCTCTATCTGGGCGTCTCGGGCGGTATGGAAACACGGGACGGCTACAGCCGCAACGACTACCTGGGCAGGGACGTGGACGACCGTGATTCCCTGAACGGTCGGATGCATCTGCGCTGGACCCCTACCGACGAGCTGGACGTGACTTACAGTCTGGACGGGGAGCGCCTGCGCGACGGCGTGTTTCCCTTGGCCAAACTCGATGAGGTCCGGAACAACCCCCATCATGTGGCCTATGACTACGAGGGTCGGAACCACCGGGACCATGTGGGCACTTCCCTGCGCGTGGCCTACGACGCCCCGTGGTTCAGGCTGACGTCCATCTCGGCTTACCGCCATTTTGAAGACGTCGCGGATAATGATCAGGATTTCACCATTTATCCGCTCATGACCGCGCACGAGGACATTGACGACGGCCAGTTCTCCCAGGAGTTGCGGTTTGCCTCGTTGGATGACGGAGCGAACTTCAAGTGGCTGACCGGACTCTACGGGTTCAGTTCCAAAAAGGAGCACAAACTGACCATGTCCTTTGCTCCGGACGTGGCCCTGCCGGGCATGGCCCTTGACCGGAAGACCAGCTCCGACCTCACGACACGGGGGGCCGCGATCTTTGGTCAAGGGACCTATACCTTGTTCGACAGGTTGGATCTCACGGCCGGACTGCGCTACGACTATGAGAAAAGTTCCATGGACCATGCCATGTCCATGGAATCCGGAGGCATGAATTTGGGGGGCGCGTCCCTGGACGAGTCCACGGATAATGGTGCCTGGCTGCCGAAATTCCAGTTGGGGTACCGGTGGACGCCCGACTTCATGACCTATGCCGGGGTCTCGCGGGGCTACAGAAGCGGCGGCTTCAACACCGGGCATCTTGAGCCCAGCGATGCATCCTTTGATCCTGAATACAGTTGGAACTACGAGGTGGGGTTCAAATCCGCGTGGCTGGACAACCGGCTGTTGCTCAACGCCGCGGCTTTTTACATCGACCTGCGGGATCAACAGGTGGTTCAGTTGCTACCCTCCGCGGACACGATCATCCGCAACGCCGGCAAATCCAGAAGCATGGGGTTTGAAGTGGAATCCAGCGCAATGCTCGCCGCGGGCCTGTCCCTGGAGGCGGGGCTCGGGTACACCGCCGCGGAATACGTTACGTACGACGATCCCCTGGCCGACATGGACTATTCCAAAAAGACCACGCCCTTGGCGCCGGAATACACCTACAACCTGGCCTTGCAATACCGCAGGCCGATTCTGGAGGAGTTCTCGCTGTTCGGGTATCAAAGTCCGTTGTCCGTCTTTGCCCGGGTCGAGGTGAACGGCGTCGGCCCGTTCTACTGGAACGACGCGAACACCCTCAGGCAAAGCGCCTACCACCTGGTGAACATGAGTCTGGGCCTGGAAACCGAAAATTTCGACCTCGTGCTGTGGGGAAGGAACATCTTTGATACGAACTATGAAGTCGTGGCCTTTGAATTTCCGGGCTCGGATCCCCTGGGCCAGGCCGGCGACCCATTGACTTTCGGTGTGACTCTACGGGCTCGTTTTTAGGCGTTTTCATTGTGTTGATATCCTAAGGTATTAAGGAAGCGCTTAAGCCGCATTCACGCCGGACGCCGATGTTGAGCCCGGCTTGGTGGGGCGCTCGCGTTGGCTCATGTCCCGTCGTCCATGCCAAAGAAGGATGCCTGGCCACCGCTTCCATGTGGTATGATTCGTGCTTTGGGAACGGGCATGCACATTTTTCCCACCACATGACATAGGAGCGCGAGATGTCGACGCAGATGATCGATTCAGCGGTATACGGCTATTCTTGGCAGCAGGCCGCCAACTTCGGCCAAGCTTCAGAGGCGTCCCAACAGACCCGGACGCAGACGCAGCAGTCCGGCGCAAGCTCCAGACAAACATCGCTCGCGTCTCAGGTTCGGGGGCAAATCGAGTCATTGCTGGCGGACATCCCGAGATCCATCGACAATAAGCTCACCTTCCAAGATGTGATTGACTACAAGTCAAGCCAGGAAAAGGAATGGTCCGAGCGCTTCAAGGCGGATATGGCCGCGCTTGAGGTGAACATGACAACCTCCCTCAGCCTGCGTCTTGATTCGTCCACGGGGTTGATCAAGGCCAATGAGAACCATCCGGACAAAGCGGTCGTGGATCAATACTTTATCGACAACCCAGACATGGCCGAGAAGTTCGCGAAGGACGTGCAGTTGAGCAAGCTGACCGGCATCGCGGAACGCAAGCTTTCCCCCATGGAACTCCGCCAAAGTCTGCATGCGCAGAATATGGCCGTCTGGTTCGAGTCCTCACTGTCCAGTTCGTTTCTGTTGCCCAGCGGCGGCATGGTCTTCGGTCAGGCCGGGACAGGCTACGCAGGTCTGGACCTGCGCGTGTAACGTTGCCCCTTCCCCGAGACCGCGGACCGCGAGCGGCGGGAGTTCCAGGACCAGAGAAGGCTCGCGGTTTGCCCAAGTTGGGGAGATAAAGCCGTTATGGCTTTTCAATCCGGCTGATCCGCTTAATTCCGACCGGATCCCGTGCGGCACGGACAGAATAGAGCCGTGTTTCCGCCTGGACGTCACCATCATCATAACGCCTGATATAAATGCGACGGGCGGGGGAGAATATGTACATGTTCTCTCCCTTATTCCAGGTCAATACCGGACGCGCATGGAGCGAAGACATGAACCGAGGGGCGTGTCAGAAGACCGTTGACATCTAAGAGGGATATCAATATTGACAACCTCTATCAATTTCGGGCGGTCGCGCTTTTGTACATTATCATGACAGGGTGCCGCCACCGGATTTCCATGTTTCGCCGTGTTAAGTTGCTGCCTTGGTAATCTTGTGAGGCTGGGCACGGCGACGAAATACCTCAAGGTCGTCGATGTCTTCAACCCAGTCTTGTTGCAGTGTTCCCTCCGACACGGGCGATTCCATCGTGGATTTTTACCGGCGGCATTACCGCGAGTGGGGTGTGTTTGCTGAAACCGTGCCGGCGCACAGCAGCCGCGGGGAGCGGTTGCGCATGGAATTGCCCCGGGGCAAGGGCAGCGGGTGGATGGAGATGGTCCAGATCGACCGCGGTCTGGGCGTTGGAATGTGCGACTATCTGCTCGAAGATCCCTTTGAAAGCAGCTATCACGATGTCGCGTTCAGGCTGGGCTTTCATGTGCTGTTGTCCGGAGGCTTCGAATTCGCCGTTCCGGAGATGGGTTTCCGCGAAAACGTGCAAGGCCGGGAGCTGTGGCTGCGCAAGGGCAGGGTGGGGGAAATCCGGTACGTGCAGCCGGCCCGTTGCGTGATGCGCGGCCTGTCCATCGAACTGCCGCAAGCCATGGTTGACGCCTGGCTGGACGGGGCGCCCGGCGGAATGTGCAAGTGCCTGGAAGCGATGATCAGCGACCATCATTCGGTCCGCGGCGGGACGCCCCGTGCCTTTTCCCCCCTGGTTCGTTCGTTTCCCGGGACGTCTTCCATTGTCCAGACCGCATCCCGTCTGCTGGCGACCCCGCGGGACACCGTGTGCGATGAGCTGCGGTTCGAATCCCTGACCCTGGACCTGTTGGCCCAGATTCTGTCCTTGGATATTGATTCGCCGCACAGCGGCACGGGGATCGATGCGCGGCGGCGGGCGGCGGTTGACGAGGCCGTGGACGTTCTGCGCATGGAGTGGTCCGACCCGCCGACCATCTCGGCCCTGGCGCGGCGGGTGGGCCTGAACGAATGCTATCTCAAGGCCGGGTTTCGCAACCACACCGGATTGTCCATCGGCGAGTACGTGCGCAAGCTGCGCATGGAGAACGCCCTGGAACTGATCGAATCCGGGGGATGTTCCATCCTCCAGGCCGCCCTTTCCGTGGGCTATTCCAATCCCAGCCACTTCAGCGCGGCCTTCAAGCGCTTCCACGGCCGTTTGCCCTCCTGCTACATACCCAGAACCTGATCACCGACGTCTCGGATTATTCCTTGATATTCTTGCCCAGGGTGTCAACATGAAGGGATTTGGAGGCTACTTGTAGACCTCGCGCCGGAGCCCCACCAACACAACGAGGATCAGAACTTGATGATCCTGAATTTCGCACAATATCCGGTGATCCCCGACGCGATAGCGCCAGAGACCGACGAAACGTGTGCCTTTGAGCGGCTCTCCCGTGTTTCGGGGATCTTCCAGGTTCGAAATTCTCTCACGCATGAATCGCAGGATTCTTTTTTCCGCCTCTTTTCCCAAACGTGAAAGGTTCTTGGCGGCCTCCGGCGTGAATTCAATCTTCCAGGGCAAGGCGACGCTCCAGTTCATCTAAGGGAATCGCTTTTTCCCCGCTTGCCCGGAATTTTTCCAGCGCTGATTCGGCAAGATAAATATCCTCAATATCTTCAAGGTACCGCTTCAGGGCTTCACGCACGTAAAAACTTTTGGGCCTGTTGGTGGCATCGGCAAGAACGTTGAGCCGGGATTCAATTTCTCCCGGAAGTCGAACGGTGAGCATGATCATCTCCTTTTGGTAATACATGTATTATCTGTAATACAAAGTCAATCCTGTTCGCGCCGCTTGTAGGTGCCGTGTCGGGCTCGCGAGCGAGCACTCACCGCCTTTTCAAAATCCCACCAGGTCGGTCCATGCGCAGCCAATACTTCGCCTTGTCGCCTAACAATCCTTTCCGGACAAGATAATTCCCGATCAGGGCATCGAGATTCCCGTTTCGGGTTGATACGCGAATGAAAATGGGAAACAAATTCAGGTTAACGCATTACCACGAACCCAAGGAGGTTGGATTCATGCTGGATTGTATTTTTTCTATCAGGCGTGGGGCAAAAGCTTTGCGTCGAACGTGTCCCAGGGTGGGGCCGGTATTGGTGGCCGTGTTGCTTGTATTCGCGGTCGGCAAAGGGGTTGGGGCCGAAGAGGGTGGGAGCGCGGATTCCGCGGCGGAGCATTCCGCGCGGTCTATTGCCGTGGAGGGCATCACGGTCACGGCGAACAAGATGGAGGAGGATATCACCGATGTGCCCCAGAGCATCACGGTGATTGATGAGTTCACATTGCAGGAAAAGGGCATCCGCAACGTGGCCGACGTGATCAATGAAATCCCCAACATGTCCGTACGCGTGGATCATGGCAATGCCGTGAATTTTCGGGGGTTGAACGCTTCGATGTTCACGAACAACAATCCGGTGGTGATCTACATCGACGGCGTGGCCTTCAGTGACCGGTACGGGTTTGACGCCTCCATGGTCAACGTGGAGCGGATCGAGGTGCTGCGGGGGCCTCAGGGCACGCTCTACGGCAAGGACGCCATCGGCGGGGTCATCAACATCGTCACAAAAAAACCGACGAACACCTGGCAGGGCAAGGCAGGGGCCGAATACGGCAGCTTCAACGCCGTGCAGGGGCTGTTCAACGCAGGCGGGCCGCTCATCAAGAACATGCTCTTCGCGGGCATCAGCGGTTGGTACAGTCAGGACGACGGCTGGATCGAGAACACATACCCAGGGATGAGCAAGCATGCCGACAAGAAACAGGATCGTCGCTTCAGCGGCTACCTCCTCTATACGCCCACCGAGCGGTTGAGCGCTCGGCTGACCCTGTTTAACGACTTTGCCAAGAAACACTGGCAACCCGGGTACGCCTTGCCCAGCGGCACGGGCATCAGCGCCTTCAACAGGGATGATGCCGAAAAGGTGAGTTACGACGTTCCGACTTTCAATACCACCGATACATTCGGGCAAAGTCTCAACGTGGGTTATGAGTTTGACGCCGTGACGCTTACTTCCACCACCACGCACAGGAAAATGGAGGCGGAAGGAGATTATGACGCGGATTTCGGGGATTCTCCTCTTTTTGCCGGACTCAAGCAGTTTGATGAATCCACGCTCGATACCTGGACCCAGGAACTGCGCTTGTCCAGCAACAATACGGAGGGCCTGCGCTGGGTCGGCGGGGTGTACGTTGATTTTGAGCGACGCGACCAAGGGCCCTACGGCATGCAGTTCCCGAACTTCGATCCGCTGACATACGCCTCTCTCGGAAATTTTGAGATGAACGCCGAGTCCAAGACCGACAGTAAAACCCAGGCCGTGTTCGGACAGGTCATGGTTCCGTTGGGAGCGGGATTCGAGATGACCCTGGGCGGACGATATCAGCGGATTGAAAAGAAGATCGATCTGGACATGTTCTACCTGCCCGTGGGCATGGCCGGACCGCCCATGTTCTCGTTTAACGACAAGAAGACCTGGAACACCTTTCTGCCCAAGGCGGCCTTGTCCTACAAGATCGCCGAGGATTGGACGGCTTACGCGTCCTATTCCCAGGGCTACATGCCGGGCGGGTTCAACTATTTCGCCATGGGGGGAACGGCCGAGGACAACAGCTTCGACCCCCAGCGGTCCACCAACTACGAGCTGGGGGTGAAGGGCGCCCTGGAGGGTTTTCGGGTGGCCGCGTCGGTCTTCCACATGGATATCAAGGACATTCATGTCTACAAGTCCGTGGGAACCATGTATCTGACGGATAACGCCAAAAAGGCCCATTCCCAGGGCGCGGAGCTGGAGCTGACCTGGTTGCCCATGGACGAGATCGAATTGACCGGCGCTTTCGGCATCATCAACGCCAAATACGACGACTACGACGCGGGCGCGGTGAAGTTCGACGGCAAGAAGATCGAAGAGACGCCGTCCCATACGGCCAGGGTGGGCGTGGCCTATTACCATCCCCTGGGGCCTTACGCCCGGTTGGACGTGAAAAACCAGGGCGCCATCTACTTCTACGACGACGTGAACAAGGATTTCGCCAGGCAGGGTGCCTACACCGTGGCGGACATGCGGATTGGCTGGCGCTATGCCGATTGGGATCTCTACGCCTACGTGCAAAACCTGACCGATGAAAAATATATTACGTCTTTCCGGTCGAACACAATGGTTTCCTATGCCGGGTTTGGACAGCCGCGAACCTTCGGGGTGGGTGTCCGGTACCAGTTCTAGTTCTGTCCTTTCCTTGCCAGCCGGGAACGTCTTACGGCCCTCGGGCGCATGTGCGT
It includes:
- a CDS encoding class I SAM-dependent methyltransferase — protein: MKTLPAVDLSYRPLHELAMGPLKAAFMNCGIRFKVFDILTEFASTEQVATRLGTHPENTRRLLDALATMDLLEKQGGRYRNLPIARLFLVSTEPTCIGPLLLQAQHAGLNPLEKLAGLVKNGPDADQDVQNFADESLWAREARDSAGWVFGGVGRQVADIIKTLPGFGEFGKMLDMGCGHGVFSLYMLHDHPTLRAVLLDRAAVLEAAERFVHEWGMADRVEYAPGDYITGDIGKGYDLIFASATLNFALHGLEELISKVFRALKPGGYFVGFQDGMTHEGTKPDTMLGAVMPAMMLGMDYTFPQGRIAHAAVDRGFRWVRSRTIPTPIGNMDVDIARKG
- a CDS encoding TonB-dependent receptor; the protein is MASKILAIAATLVFSSVSVPAQDSAQEESLQLEPMVVTAEKRSENVQDIPASITAFSETRIEDARITTIQDFSRMVPNLFISNWGFRGNSFVFVRGIGAVNNDPAVGFYVDDVNYMDARVFDANLFDIERIEVLRGPQGTLYGRNSLGGVVNIVTRKPDNVFRVGLDQTFGNYDLLRTNVSMRTPLVDDKLYLGVSGGMETRDGYSRNDYLGRDVDDRDSLNGRMHLRWTPTDELDVTYSLDGERLRDGVFPLAKLDEVRNNPHHVAYDYEGRNHRDHVGTSLRVAYDAPWFRLTSISAYRHFEDVADNDQDFTIYPLMTAHEDIDDGQFSQELRFASLDDGANFKWLTGLYGFSSKKEHKLTMSFAPDVALPGMALDRKTSSDLTTRGAAIFGQGTYTLFDRLDLTAGLRYDYEKSSMDHAMSMESGGMNLGGASLDESTDNGAWLPKFQLGYRWTPDFMTYAGVSRGYRSGGFNTGHLEPSDASFDPEYSWNYEVGFKSAWLDNRLLLNAAAFYIDLRDQQVVQLLPSADTIIRNAGKSRSMGFEVESSAMLAAGLSLEAGLGYTAAEYVTYDDPLADMDYSKKTTPLAPEYTYNLALQYRRPILEEFSLFGYQSPLSVFARVEVNGVGPFYWNDANTLRQSAYHLVNMSLGLETENFDLVLWGRNIFDTNYEVVAFEFPGSDPLGQAGDPLTFGVTLRARF
- a CDS encoding helix-turn-helix transcriptional regulator — translated: MFAETVPAHSSRGERLRMELPRGKGSGWMEMVQIDRGLGVGMCDYLLEDPFESSYHDVAFRLGFHVLLSGGFEFAVPEMGFRENVQGRELWLRKGRVGEIRYVQPARCVMRGLSIELPQAMVDAWLDGAPGGMCKCLEAMISDHHSVRGGTPRAFSPLVRSFPGTSSIVQTASRLLATPRDTVCDELRFESLTLDLLAQILSLDIDSPHSGTGIDARRRAAVDEAVDVLRMEWSDPPTISALARRVGLNECYLKAGFRNHTGLSIGEYVRKLRMENALELIESGGCSILQAALSVGYSNPSHFSAAFKRFHGRLPSCYIPRT
- a CDS encoding type II toxin-antitoxin system RelE family toxin, coding for MPWKIEFTPEAAKNLSRLGKEAEKRILRFMRERISNLEDPRNTGEPLKGTRFVGLWRYRVGDHRILCEIQDHQVLILVVLVGLRREVYK
- the relB gene encoding type II toxin-antitoxin system RelB family antitoxin — its product is MLTVRLPGEIESRLNVLADATNRPKSFYVREALKRYLEDIEDIYLAESALEKFRASGEKAIPLDELERRLALED
- a CDS encoding TonB-dependent receptor; amino-acid sequence: MLDCIFSIRRGAKALRRTCPRVGPVLVAVLLVFAVGKGVGAEEGGSADSAAEHSARSIAVEGITVTANKMEEDITDVPQSITVIDEFTLQEKGIRNVADVINEIPNMSVRVDHGNAVNFRGLNASMFTNNNPVVIYIDGVAFSDRYGFDASMVNVERIEVLRGPQGTLYGKDAIGGVINIVTKKPTNTWQGKAGAEYGSFNAVQGLFNAGGPLIKNMLFAGISGWYSQDDGWIENTYPGMSKHADKKQDRRFSGYLLYTPTERLSARLTLFNDFAKKHWQPGYALPSGTGISAFNRDDAEKVSYDVPTFNTTDTFGQSLNVGYEFDAVTLTSTTTHRKMEAEGDYDADFGDSPLFAGLKQFDESTLDTWTQELRLSSNNTEGLRWVGGVYVDFERRDQGPYGMQFPNFDPLTYASLGNFEMNAESKTDSKTQAVFGQVMVPLGAGFEMTLGGRYQRIEKKIDLDMFYLPVGMAGPPMFSFNDKKTWNTFLPKAALSYKIAEDWTAYASYSQGYMPGGFNYFAMGGTAEDNSFDPQRSTNYELGVKGALEGFRVAASVFHMDIKDIHVYKSVGTMYLTDNAKKAHSQGAELELTWLPMDEIELTGAFGIINAKYDDYDAGAVKFDGKKIEETPSHTARVGVAYYHPLGPYARLDVKNQGAIYFYDDVNKDFARQGAYTVADMRIGWRYADWDLYAYVQNLTDEKYITSFRSNTMVSYAGFGQPRTFGVGVRYQF